The Bosea sp. 685 DNA window CCCTGTTGTTGTGACTGGCTAGTTCCAACGCGTTTTCTTCACGCGAACCGGTATCCACTTCGCTCGAAAACGCTCTAGTGCACCGTTTCGATCGTGCCGAAACGGCGTTCGATTTTGTCGACGCGCACGCGCCGGACCCTTAGATCGTCGGACCATTCGACCTCGCTGTCCGCGAGTGCGATGCCGTGAGCGGCCAAGGCCGGCGCAAGCACGGCGAGCGGGTGGTGCGAGGCCATCGCGATCGCTTCATCCGGGGTTGCGAGCCCCCAGGCGACGACGTTGCGGATTGCCGCATCGAGACACAGCGCCGAGCCCGCGAGCAGGGCGGTGCCAGTCTGCCGGACCGAGCCGTCGGCGAGGCGCTCGACGCTCATGCCGGCGAAATCGTAGCGGCCCGTTTTGGCTGCCGCGCCGACCACCGCGTCGGTGACGAGGATCGAGCGCGACAGCCCTTTGGCCCGGATCAGCGATTGCAGGGCCTTGGGATGGATGTGGATGCCGTCGGCGATGAAGCTTGCCCACATCCGGTCCTCGGCGAGCTGGGCGAAGATCGGGTTGGCGAGCTTGTGAGCGGTCTGCGGCATGCCATTGCCAAGATGGGTCGAGAGCGTCGCGCCGGCTTCGGCTGCCGCCGCGATCTGATCGAAATCGGCGGCGGTGTGGCCGAGCGCGACGATGCGCCCTTGCCGGGCGAGGGTCTTGATCAACGCCGCCGCTCCCGCAACTTCCGGAGCGACCGTCACCATCAGGATCGGCCGCTTGAGCCCCTTCTGCAGGCTTTCGACGAGTCCGGAATCGGCTGCCGTCATCGCATCGGGCGGGTGGCAGCCGGCATAGCCGGCGGCGGGATTCAGGAAGGGGCCTTCGAGATGGTAGCCTGGGCACATCGCCGGCCCCAGCCGGCTGGCGGCAACGGCGGCGTCGAGCGCCTTGAAGCGCGCCTCCAATTCATCGGGATGGGCGGTGATGATCGTCGGCAGGCAGGTCGTGACGCCGGTCGCGAGCATCGCTTCCAGCGCCCGGTCCAGTTCGGCGGCGGTGATCGTGCCGGAATTGAAGTCGACGCCGGCGAAGCCGTTGACCTGGAGATCGACGAGACCGGCCGAGATCCGCATCGCGCCGCCTCAGGCCTTGGCCAGCAGCGACGCCGCCGGCGGGTCGAGGAACAGCACCGTGTTGGGGTGGGTCTGCAGGATCGAGGCAGGGTGCTGCGGGCTCACCGGGCCTTCGACGGCATCGCGGGTCGCCTTGGCCTTGCGCTCGTCGGGCACGGAGAGGACGATCAGCTTGCTCGTCATGATCTGTCGCACGCTCATCGAGATCGCGCGCTGCGGCACGGCCTCAAAGCTCTCGAACCAGCCTTCGCCGAATTGCTGGCGGCGGCAGGCTTCGTCCAGCGTCACCACGATATAGGGCTCGGTCGTCTCGAAATCGGCCGGCGGATCGTTGAAGGCGAGGTGGCAGTTCTCGCCGATGCCGGCGAAGCAGACATCGATGCGGCGGCCGGCGATCAGTGTGTTCAGCCGCTGCGTCTCGGCTTGTGGATCGCT harbors:
- a CDS encoding N-acetylglucosamine-6-phosphate deacetylase, whose amino-acid sequence is MRISAGLVDLQVNGFAGVDFNSGTITAAELDRALEAMLATGVTTCLPTIITAHPDELEARFKALDAAVAASRLGPAMCPGYHLEGPFLNPAAGYAGCHPPDAMTAADSGLVESLQKGLKRPILMVTVAPEVAGAAALIKTLARQGRIVALGHTAADFDQIAAAAEAGATLSTHLGNGMPQTAHKLANPIFAQLAEDRMWASFIADGIHIHPKALQSLIRAKGLSRSILVTDAVVGAAAKTGRYDFAGMSVERLADGSVRQTGTALLAGSALCLDAAIRNVVAWGLATPDEAIAMASHHPLAVLAPALAAHGIALADSEVEWSDDLRVRRVRVDKIERRFGTIETVH
- a CDS encoding glucosamine-6-phosphate deaminase, whose amino-acid sequence is MLDIRIVPDKATLGAQAAALGAAAIREALARHGEATIIVATGASQFEVLQHLVAAEGIDWSKVTAFHLDEYVGLSEAHPASFRRYLRERFVAPLGGTVRFIPVDGESDPQAETQRLNTLIAGRRIDVCFAGIGENCHLAFNDPPADFETTEPYIVVTLDEACRRQQFGEGWFESFEAVPQRAISMSVRQIMTSKLIVLSVPDERKAKATRDAVEGPVSPQHPASILQTHPNTVLFLDPPAASLLAKA